TGGTACGCTAGATGGCCAGTGGAGATTTAACTGCCCTGCCTTTTCATCCGGCGGCAACGGAGAAATCGGGTTGGAAGGATGCTCCCTcagctgctggagctgctcgTGAGCGGAAGCACCGCAGGCTTTGCATCTAGGGACGGAATCCTCACCGACCCAGACTATGGGGGATTGGCAGGATGTTGAGTGCCAACGGGTCATGGCGAGGCTTTATTGGGAGGGTATGCTGATCTGAGAGGCATGATGACCCCGCAAGATGTGCGGCTGAGGTACTTTGCTCGGATAGTTGAATTTGATTGCATTATTCCATACTATTTAAGACCAGAGAGAGAAACGAGCCTTGCTTCTGCCTAATCTGAGGCTGGGACTGTCCGTAGACGGAAAAAAAAGTGCTGCAACGAGATGAATCTGCCTGACGTCCTGACGTCGCAGTCTTTTGTATACCTCACATTTACACTTACTCCAAGCTTAACTCAGGTCTCTCTAGCCTGAGCTTGACGTTAACTTAGCTTATAACGGCAAGAGCTCAACTCAATAAATAGAAGTGAGCTTTAGTGTGCTTGAGCTTCGTCTGCAAGTTAAGTGGTCTTTCTATCAATTCGTCGGGCCGGTCGGCTGGTTGAGGTCTGTGGCGGCCGAATTCATCGGACCGGCATCGGTGGCTAAAACAGTCGCAGAGAGGTAAGAAGATTAGAAAACCTCACAACAAGCCTTGAGCACAATATTTGCTAACTGCAAGCGTGGGGAGAAGCTATCTTACTTACTAGTTAAGGCCTATCTTGAGCTGAACCGTTTCCCAGAAAGTAGATCAAGCAATGGTTAGAGAACGATGGGACATAAGCCCTCCAGTCAGCCGTTCAAGTATGACTTTTGGCCCAGAGGATATGGATCCTATGGTAGATGGCAAAGGTATCTCGGGTCTTGACATAGATAGGAAGTCATATATTGCTTGTCCCCAATGACCGATCAACAATGAAAAGCAACGGGCTAAGATCCCATACAAGGTTGATCGCTAGGACATGAAAAAACTTACTTTAGGAACTGCGGAATGGAATAACATACAGAGGGTATTACTCCAAAAGTGAGCCGTTTAAACCAGACTGGCTATACGCTTACCACGCCAAGGATTATTGAGAAGAGATGCCAACATTTCTAGACAATCCATCCTCCATAAGTATCTTCATACTTCGCAATCATATGTATCTATCATATTGTCTCCCATTTTATTACATGAAATGTAAAACTTGAGTCAACCATCTCCGCGGTCAAAGGAATCCTTCAGGCACAACCGAACAAGGTGATATGTCAAAAGGCAGTATGCCAAGACATGGATTTTGAGCTCGCTTGCGCAGAGCCATACAGCTTACCCGGGCGTCAACTAAATTGGTCCGCAGCACAAACAGTTGAGGCTTTTACACGCCTGCCAAGACGCCATGACTGGAAGGTTCCTTAAATGCGACCACAGAGCGCTCGGATTTACCAAACTCGGACAATCTCATGACCTTGCACTGATTCAGGCCCATATGGATTTCAGGCTGTATTTCCACCACCAGTGTATATATACGTCATCGCTTTCCCGTAAAATGTTGTATTGAGCTTACTTGCACTACATTCAACTTCATGATTTTGGTCTATATCTAAATTCGCTCACCAATACTCGCCTTTATCGGCCAGAGAGTAATCATGGAAAAGGAAAACCTTAAGATGGCTGAGAACTCTGCAGAGGCCGAGCAACCAGCTGAGCAACCAGCTGAGCAACCAGCTGAGCAACCAGCTGAGCAACCAGCTGAGCAACCAGCTGAGCAACCTCCGTCATATGATGCCactcatcaacaagaaccTTCTGCACCCGAAGACCTACCCATTCTCGTACTCGATGACTGCCGCATCTACTCTGCATATGCACCCTCTCGCACTCTATACGAGCTCAACAGTCCCCCGGCCTACAATACGACCGATGTCTATGGCATCGAAAAGATGCGATATCGCGTCGCCAACTCAGACTCGGAACCAAGCCTCAAGTCTCGTCTCGACCACATATACGACTTTAAAGCCGAATTTGTGAGCAAAGGCGAATTTGGGGGAGCGAACGGAAAGAATGTCGTTCTCACGGGGCAGACAAGCCAGAAGCGGACATTTCCCAAAGTGACAATGTCGCAGGGCTTGTCTACCAGTTCTTTCAAGGTTGAAGGACTCCTCAAGGCGGATACTGATTTGCGAGGTCGACTTAGTCGAGGGAAGGCAAACACAATAATTTGGAAGGATGCTGAAGGGAAGGTCATTGCTGAGGAAACACGCCCACAACGCGGCAAGGAGGGTAAGATTGAGGAGCCGCCTCGACTTTCGATCAAGGCAACAGTTGAAGAGAAGCTGTTTGATCTGCTTGTCGCTTGTTGGTGCGCTCGCGTGTGGAGGGATGCTGTCAAAGACCTCCATGAGCCTCTCACGTGGGAACAATGTTTGTATTTCAGGTGCATTGTGAAAACTTGTGCTAACCGTTTGTCGCAGTCAAACGAATCGCTTCCACAAAGACCCCCGGGGCGACGGGTATCTATGGTGGCGCACGTATGGGGACCAGGTACTCATAGCCTGGCAGCCAGCCGGGTAGGAAGCGTTGAGCGACGGTTGCGATTAGTGACTGACGGCACAAGAAATTCTGTTAGAGTTTGACCAGCCAGAGACACTTTTTATGCTTTGAACCAAATAATAGAGGTAGCAGTTGAATGGAAATAGCCTATTAATATCTGTTTGTTCCCTCAAAGGTGTTCCCTCCCGTTTCGACAGCCTTGCAAGGTGTCTCCACAGCCGAGAGGTGCTCATTTCGGCCACCAAGTTGGTAGCGAAAGCAGCTTGTCGGCTCGAGAGGTTAGATCCGTTGGGCCGCTGGGAATTCAGCCGAGATGCTGATCAGCGACAAACGGCAATGAGATTGTTGAAACGATCCATCGCAGACATGTCTGTCAGATCGACAGTACGTATCCACCATTTCGTACCAAGTGCCAACGTAAGGCTGCCAGTTGGTGAATGAAGTCTTGGCCACTGAGCCTGCAGGCCTACCACCAGGCGTTTGCTCACCCTACTGGAAACCGTCTTCACACAGGGAGAGCCATTCACATTCTCTGTCACTGTGACAGTTTCAGAATGTCTAAAAATAAGCGTGCATAATCCCCCGTCAAAGTTGGGGCTGTCGCATAAAAAATGACGGATGACCAATATCTCGCTCAATGCCGTCACACTGCTCATTTCCACCGcatcagccaagaaggccgctAGCGGCAGCTAGAAGCAATGTTTCAAAAATCGACCTTCTTCCTTCAGCTGCCAAACACCGCAGATGCCGAGATGATGCGCCCAGAatcaacaccatcgccagccaCCCCGTTCGTTAGACCTGTCTCGCCTCTATCGTCAAGAGCGCATGGTCTGAACGCTCGGGCATTGCTCCCAATCTGAACCAGTCCGGTTTCCCCTTGGCGTCGTCTGGTCGCTCTCACCGGAAAGGACCCCTTTTTAGCGTCGCATCGTGGCGTGAGCTAATTTACCCTGCTGGCACAAATGGCCGTGCTGAGGGGATGGCCAAGGACCAGGGGATAGCTTTTAGGCGAGATGAATAAAAGAAGCTCCTCCCCTCCCGGTGGTCAGGTCTCTTGTCAACTGGCCGAGTCTCTGGATAACTTCATTGTAGGCTTCCAGGGAGTCACATCGGAGGGCAAAGGGTCTATCATGGCTCCGACAAGTCGCATCGCCTTCGTGGCGATGTCATTCCTCCTTTCAGGGCGTTTCGCAGCAGCAGGTGAGTTTGACTAACACGCTCTATCAGTACTGTCTCAGCTGACACGGTATCGACGCGTCCAGACTGCGATATTTCTGGCAACTATACCATTATCGATTCACCCGACGATACCAAAGGAGTTTCCTCCTGCACCGACATCGACGGCTCATTGTCTCTCCTTTTCGATAGCGACCCATCCGCCTGGCCATCCGACAAGGCCTCAGTCGACCTCGGCGACATCAGCTCCCTCACTGGCGACCTGGTCATCTACCCTCACAAGCATTCCAAGAAGACGGTGGTCACGGCATCCGACCTCAAGACTGTTGATGGCGAGTTCTCGATATGGAACACAGGTTCGGGTAGCACAATCGACGAGTTCGACCTGTCTTTTAAGGCGCTGGAGGAGGTGGGCAAGAACTATGTCATTACTGGAGGATTCGCGAAGCTCTCGATTGAGCACGACAAGGACGTGACGGTGGGCTCTATGATGAGAGTCACTGACACTCAagtggaggagctggagttgAATGGGATTCATACCGTGGATGGCGACTTTTCCATCGATGCGAACGGTGATATGAAGGAGCTTATGGCTGGCGCTTTCACGACAGCGAACAAGGGCTTTGCCATTTCGCAAAACTCTGCTCTGGAGAAGATCTCTTTCCCCAAGCTTAAGACGGTCAAGGGAGACATCACCATCTACAAGAACAGCGCGTTCACCAAGATTGGACTCTCGGCGCTCGAGTTTGCGGGAACCATTTCGGTCACCGCCAACGGAGACAAGCCCGTTGTCATGTTCCCTAGGCTTACAACTCTCGGAAACGGCAACACCACGGCGACTTCGACGTTTGAGGATGTGAGCAAGATTGGGTTTGCGTCGTTgagcaaggtcaagggtTCTCTCACCTTCCAGTCAACCGCGCTCGAGGACCTCACGATTCccctcatcaagaacctcgaAGGCACCATCACCGTCGAGGATAACCCCTCTCTGACGACCTTTGCTCTTCCCAGAGTGACTTATGTGCAGGAGATGGACATTAGCGGCAACGATGAGCTCACCAATATCACGGCCAACGCTCTCAAGTCTGCCGGCACCATCTCGATCAAGGGCCCCTTCACCAACGTCGAGTTCTTCAACCTGGAAAAGGTTGAGGGTGACTTCAAGATTTCCGGCGACAAGTCCATGGACTGCAGCTGGTTTGATGCGaacatcaagaagattgtcGAGGGAAAGTACTCATGTGTTGGAGAccacgagaagaaggagaggaagccCAGTACCGGAGGCATTGAGGACACTGAGGGAAACCCAGAGGATTATATCAAcagcgaggacgatgacgatgacagcGACGGAAGTAGCAGTGGGAGCGGAAGCGGAAGCGACAAGAGCTCGGGCAAGGAGGGATCCGACAGCAGCGAAGGAAGCTCCGGCAGCAAGGGCGGCCTCTCCACGGGCGCAAAGGCCGGCATCGCAGTCGGCGTCGTACTAGGAGtccttctcgccctcgccgttgccttcttcctctggcGCCGACGACGAACATCCGAAGAGCAACCACGCCTCggcagcagctccagcagcgcAACACGTACAAACCCCTTTGACGGACAACAGCTGGGCGTGCacaccaagatcgaggccAACAACCCGAGCCCATCTCCCAGCCTGGGCACGCTCAACTTTGGGCGCAACTCGCTCATCGAGTCGACGGGGGGTCTGTCCGACGCGTGGAAGACGATCCGACGGGTGAGCGACTCGTCGGGCGGGTCGACGACCAAGGAGGGGGCGAGCATCCTCAAGGAGTGAAAGCAAAGCGTTTTGTTTGAAGTTTTACCAAGTGATACCAAAGTCAAGCCAAGCAAGAAAGTCATTACCTATACCTAGTTAGACGTGGGCAGAAAGCGTACTGCATCTCATAGTGTTAATTTCGTAATTTGGGGAACCATATgagcaagacaagacaagtCTTCTCTCTCCCGATTCATTTATCACACTCCTTATCACATCCTGCCTGTTCCTCTCTCAACGAAAAAGAATGTCAGAGAACCGCTGAACCACTTAAAGTCCACCAGGCTAAGACACCCTTGTGGAGAATGGCCTGAAGATCCCCAACTGCTGCCGCTCAATCACGGagctcaccaccaccgtctCGAGCATCTTACAGGAAGATGCAGCCCCACAGCATGATTACGAGAGGTGGTTCCTTGCTGCGTGTAACCCCCTCATCAGCCATCAAACAACTTAACCGATCGACGCGCGGCGAAACGGTCGGTGAATTTCTCGAGACAAAAAGCTGTCCTTTCTCGACACGTTCGTTAGATCTTGAACGGTTTCCTGTGACTTCTCTTTCCTGAATTGACCTCTTCTTGTGCCTTTTACCCCTCCAAGATGACGTCGTATCCTCGCCCAGACTTTGAACGCAACCCCCTTCGTTGGGAGACCCTCAACGGACAATGGGACTTTCTCTTTGACGACGCCGACACTGGCCTCGCAGAGAACTGGCAGCGCACCGGCCTTCCTGAAAAGGTCAGCGTCACCACCTCCAACATGCGCGAGGGCGCCTCGGCAGAGAGCGACAGCGTCGTCCAGAAGATCGTGGGCGACACCCAGGCCCTGATCCAGAACAATGTCTTTTCCGCCTCGTCTCAGACGACAaactccaagaccaagatcaaggtcCCTTTTGTGTTCCAGTCTCCTGCCTCGGGCATCAATGAGCGAGGTGTTCATGAGGTGCTGTGGTACGAGCGTGCCATTTCTGACCTGCGGAGTGCgcaggagaaggagcaggGACATCGCCTTGTCTTGAGGTTTGGTGCTGTCGACTATGAGGCCACTGTCTGGCTAAATGGAGAGTACATTGGTGGTCATCGTGGTGGACATGTTCCCTTCGAGATTGACGCCACTGACGCTGTGAACGCTGCTGGACAGTCGTCCGCTCACCGTCTGACCATCCGCGTCTACGACTCGGCCTATGACTTGACACAGCCGCGAGGCAAGCAATACTGGGGTGCCAAGCCCGAGAGTATCTTCTACACGCCCTCGGGTGGTATCTGGCAGTCAGTCTGGCTGGAGGTTGTTCCCTCAGCTCGCATCGCCGATAGTTCATCCGGCACCGTCATCAAGTCCAACGACATCAACGGAGGGCAGCTCCGCAGTACCATTGTTACCAAAGGCAGGCGAGTTGGCAAGAGCTACAGCGTTGAGCTCGAGGCTAGCTTTGCTGGTGTTCCTGTAGCCAAGTCAGAGAAGAAAGCTCTCCCCCGGGAGACCGACACTGTTGCAGTTGATTTGAGCGTGCGTCTATCCGAAGAGCAGAGGTCCAAGCTGCCTCAGTCCGTTCTCCAAGATGCACCTCTCGATAATGGTTCCTGCTGGCGGGATGGTGTTGCTCTCTGGTCTCCTGAACATCCTCAGCTCTACGACCTCGTCATTCGACTCTACGACGGCTCTGACAAGGTCATTGACGAAGTCAAGACCACCACTGGTATGAGGTCTATCGATTGGACCAAGGGCGATGGTCTCTGGAGACTCAATGACAAGCCTTACTTCCAAGCTCTATGCTTGGACCAGGGCTACTGGCCCGACACATTCATGACGCCCCCAACTCCAGAGAGTCTCAAGACTGACATTGAGCTTGCGAAGAAGATGGGTCTCAACGGTTGCAGAAAGCATCAGAAGGTTGAGGATCCCCTCTTTTACTACTGGGCCGACAAGCTTGGCTATCTCGTCTGGGGCGAGATGGCCAACGCCTACCAGTTCAGCCAGGAGTACGTGGAGCGCTTCAACGCTGAGTGGACTGAGGCTGTGAAGCTGGTTATTaaccatccatccgtcgTGACGTGGACTCCTGTCAACGAGAGCTGGGGCTACGGGTCTCTGAAGGACAATGTCGATCAGCGTAACCACATCCGACAACTCTACTACCTGACCAAGTAAGAACCTCGCGGCCATCTTTAGAATTTTACTCACACATAAACAGGAGTCTTGACAACACTCGAAGCATCAACGACAACTGCGGCTGGGAGCACGTCATCACTGACCTCACAACCTTCCACGACTACAGCGACGGCCCAGAGCTCGAAAAGACATGTGCTAGCCTCGACCTCATCACGGGCCAAAAGGCCGGCCGAGACATGTTTGTGCCTGCCATCCCTGGCGTCGAGGAGGGTGCAAAGCACAAGCCCGGCGCACCAGTCATGAACACCGAGTTTGGCGGAGTCAACATTGCcccggccaagaaggaagacgGAGAGGAGAACCGCGACTGGGGATACACGACGGCGACTAACCCCGATGACCTGGTCAAGAGGATCGATAGACTCGTCAGGGGTACGATTGAGGGAGGATACTGCTGCGCCTTTGTCTACACACAGCTGTGAGTACATCGAATCTTGGTCATACTTGGATTTACTAACTGTCTCAAGTGCCGATATTGAGCAAGAGGTCAACGGTCTATACACCTTCAACCGCGAGGAAAAGTTGGACTcgaccaaggtcaaggcgcTCATCACGAATGCGATCCAGACTTTTTACAACAGGGTCAACAAGGCTTGAGTGCCAGGCTCAGCAGGAGTAGATGTGGGGTCGTAATGATATAAAGGCCTCTGATAGCTACCAAAGCTGGCAGTTCTATGGCTATAACTACCAATTGAATGAAGAGCCTTCGCCATCATACTTTCCGTTATGATTTTAGATCATGTTGCGTGTTTGCTCCATGAGACAAGAGATATGTGCAAACGGATATGAAAATCCACTCACATCAAGTCTACCTGATTGTTCAAGTACCAATTGGGAAGACCAACGCTTATCAAATTATTCACCCAGGTTtaccttggtgatgagaagcCTGCCCATTTTGATTGCTCGACGGCTTCGTGTTTATAGCTTGCGTGCCAAGAGATAAGACGCAGCCATGGTAAACAACTACCCATTCACTCTCTTCAGCCAAGGACTTTACTCCGGTAGTAACTGTAACGATTCTTATCATCATTGAAGTGAGGGTACCTGAACGAGCTGTGCCTGAGTACTCAGGTTGAGATCTATGAGATCCAAGTTATAAGCTGAAAACGAGCCCAACTTGGTATTTCTAGGATTCGAACCAACAACTCGTACCTCAGCTTTAGACAATCAAAGCCACCGAGAGACTCGTGGATGTGACAATAACAAATACATCTCCTCCTGCTGTCCAACGCGGCAGCCATCACGCGTCGCTGGACGCCACCTCGCTAAGGTCTCAAAAGTGCATAGTGCAGGGGTGTAGCACACTGTACCCTCAGTCCACGACAGCGCTGTTTGTATGACTGTTTGAGATTCATGAGCTTCATTCCTTGCAAGGTTACAGGCAGATTAAGGCTAAATTTCTCGTCTGGTCTCCTCTTTCCATTCTCCTCGAGGCTCAATGTCGAGGTCCTCTCCGCAACCCCAACCAACCCCAAGCAGGCGAATAAAGGAATGTTTGCTTTTTACGCACGGTGCTACTTCTCGCGTAGCAAACAAGCAGGCTGTTTATCTACAATTCACCACAAAACAGCAGAACAAAGTTGAAAAGTCTAGTAAAAAGGTCAATGAGGCATCGCATAAGCTCTCCATGGTTTCAGGCACGTCTACAACCCCAATACAGGCCGCCCATTGCCGTCAAACACTATCATGAGTTCATGACTGCGGGGAGAGCTGTCCAAGTCACGTGATCTTGCATGAGATGATGTTCTCGCGAGCCCAGTCACACGCCCCATGATGATGCGTGGCTGGGGAATCAAGTCAACAACTTGTTCACCACCACCCGCCAGCCCGGCTTTTGCCCGCGGTTGGGATCTCCGTACACGCTGCTCTGCCATCTGCGATATCATACGCCCGAGAGGTCCAATTGAATGCCATAGACCTCCTCCCGCGACCATCTCGCGCCATGCCGACCACCAAACCCAACGCGCCGACCTCCGAGGCTGATGGTCCCCACGACAACATCGACACGATCCGCATCCCAGAGCCCCATGGGGCATATCTCCAGACCCGTGGCGCAAGAGCTGCTCGTCGCATATACAAGGCCATGGGTGTCTGGCCTTGGGACATAGTCCCCGAGGCGCCCCCAAAGATGTGGGCCATTAACCTGCTCGAGGACCTGGCGCTGGTCGCGGATCATGTCGCGAGGAATCCCGGAGACACCTTGGAGGATCTCCAGGGGGAGCTGCGAAAGTCCCTAGCGCGCGACCGGAAACCTTCCTATGCTGGTAAATTGATGGCGCAGGATGTCCATGCAGCAAAGAAGCGTTTCGTGCGAACAATCCCACAATCGCCAACTCGAGATCTCCAAGATGATGGGACTGGCGATGACAGCGGCACCGTCGAGCGACGAtcaggacgacgacgaagaacGACAAACTACAGCGCCCCAGACTCGCCCACCGATCCTTCTCGATCGCGTCGCCATACTTCCTCAGAGGAAAGCGAGGAGCACATGGCTTCATCCATTACTGTTGCCTCCGAgtttcctccatctcctcctcttcctcgcagTGTCAGAACGCTCAAGCGACCGGCTACCACGATACCCAGTCCGATAGAGAAGCGCATCCGCCACAGCTCGCCAGAAGGCTCGCGCTTGTCTGCTGCGCAGAGTTTGATGATGTTCAGTTCCCCAATGGCTACTTACCAAATGGCTACATCTTTTGGCCCGAACGCTACAGTAAGTTCCTACTATAAATTGCCATTCGCGATAATCCAGGTCACTAACACAAACAGTCTAATGCGACTCGGTCCCTCGATGCCAGCAATCTCTACGAGCCCCTCCAGTCCGCGACAAATGTCTACACCGCGGCCATCGATGGCTACGTCCGGTCAATACGCGCTAACCTCGCTGTTGCCCAAAAGGAGATATTTCCACATCGAACCACACACCAGGAGGCCATGAGCAAGCTTCGCGCAGCTCAGGATCGGGTGCAGGATATACAGAACGACATCGCAGACTCGCAAGAGAAGCTGCGCAGACTTCTCGAGGAAACTGCTCAGCAAGACGCGATTGCACCCCAACTCCATGCCCTCCAGGAGAACAACATGTCTCTGCCGCCCGAGATTGCACAGGCGATACAGAGCTATGACTCACGGAGGGCAGCTAAGAacgaggaggtcaagaagcaAGAGGCGACAATAGGTGCACAACAGGCAGAGCTAAAACGGGCGGCGGAAGATCTGGATGCAGCAGAGAAGAACTCCACGGGCCTCGAGACAGACATCCAGGATCTCCAGGCGGCCGTCACACGCGGCACCGAGGCAGCAAGACTGGCCAACATGTTTGGCGTCGTGGTCCAGCTGGGACCAGAGGGCCTGGCGGCCATCGAGCGGATATACCCCGAGATTGGTTCACTGCTTGACTCGCTGCTCGCTTCAAAGAGCAACggtcagcagcagcagaaccaCCAGGTGCAGGAGATTGTGGACAGGGAGCGGACTAATGGATTGTGAGAATTTGTGTTTGGGATCATGTGTATGCTTCAGGGTTTTGTTGCCAGGCGAGCGACGTTGGAAGAGGTTTCCATAGCGGGATTTGTATGTATCTGTAATCATGAATTTGTATGGGTTTGATCAATTGAGCCATCCGGGTCCAAGCTTTGTGAATAGATAAGGTCTGGTAGCTAAAAGATGACTTGGTGAAGCCTTGCGCAATCAAGACAAAGTGAGCAAGCTAAAAGAAatgctgagcttgagctctAAGTTGGCGATCGTGACATTTGCTTGCTCTGATCCAGGGTAGTCATGAAGCGCAGGTATGGAGTCGCGACCCACGAGTGCTAGCACGTATGATCCCTGCTACCAATGGTCCAAGCATCCAATCACCACGGTTCCGTGGTCTAGTTGGTTATGGCATCTCGTTAACACCGAGAAGGTCCCCGGTTCGATCCCGGGCGGAACCACCATTTTTTGCCCTCGCGCCCATTTCTTTTTACCCCGTGCTGGCCatgaaagaagagagggacTTCAGCACCAACAACACAGAGAGGTACTCAACTCAAGACacatgttttttttttttttccttttttgtAATCCCCCTAGTTCTTATTAATTTGTACAACATATAGCTCTTACATGAAACTCGTCCAATATCCCACTATCAAGATCCTCCAAAGCCCGTTGCTCTGTTGCGAAACCCTCGAAAATTCCTGACATCTTGTTTACCTTGCCGCACACGATTACATCTTTAATCTGTTGGCTAACATTCCCCTTCATAGTGGAACACCAGTCGCCTCCCACCCTCACGGAACATCCAACCAACACCACAGCACTCCCTGAGATGTTCTATAAACTCTGTTCCTGGTCGAAGTCGAGAGGCCATCGCTCTAAATACCTCTTCTGGAACTATGTCGCGCGGCACAAACTCCTCCTGCACCAGACGTGGCAATATTCCGAGaaacttcttcctcagaaGATAGTCGCAGCCTTGACATTCGCTCCCATACTCGAGGCCAGAGCTGGTTAGAGAAGGCATTCGAATGGCCGCCATCCCGGGATATTTGTCGTGCAACTGGTAGTCGAATGGGAGTTTGGATAGGTCGCAACCTGGTGGCTGCAAGGGGGCTTTGTGGAACTCCTCAAAAATCTTGAAGTTGTCGTCATCTATGTCGAAGCTCCGGGTTGGCATGAGCTTGGCCACATTCTCAGGAGAGCCATGTACGTCGATTGCCAACTGCAAGAGCTGTTTGACGCTGACAAGCTGATGCGACTGACGGTGCTCGCGCTTAGCTTCGGGCCTCAACTGATAACGTCCAGGAATGCTTCGCATGATTGGTATTCTTTGTAGTTGTGTGCTGTTAAGGGAGAACCACTTCTTCGCAAAGGACACACCCGTCAAGTGGAAAGTGTAGTTCTTGTCAAGACAGTCGTGGCAGATTCTCTCACATGttgggaggaagagaaaacCACCAAACTCGAAGCAGGAGACGCATTTCTGTTCCGAGAGTACTTGTCGAACAAGAGCAGCCGAGTGGTGTTGGAGTAGGCGTGTTTTACCCAGCGCAGCCAGGGCTTTCGGGGAGTATTCCATCACATGACGATATAATCGCAATGCCTCTACGACTGCCTTTCCCCTGAGGGAGGTCCGCAAGAGTCGAGAAAGAGGCTGGAagtcgatgagcttgagcACCTCGAGGAGAATCTCTGCGGGTAGGAGATCGAGTAGACCAAGTGATGAGCTGTTCGAGGTTCGAGATATCGTTGAAAGCTTTGGTCTGGGGAGATGTCGAATCACTTTGTCGAACGCCAGCCTCGGCGAAGTAGTGAGCTTTTCGATGATCTCATCGGAGAATACGCTTCTGGGGATGACATTGTGGGAAGCCATCGACGCTGCTTCCGTAAAATGGGAGATGGCGTTCTAGTGCCCTGGAATGGTTTGATATTTGAAAGGGCTAGAAAGAAAAGGTAAGGAAGAGACACTGAGGAAGAACGAGAGGCGCGTGATGGTAgaggtgatgatgattgTGAGATTGTAAAGAGGTGTTTTGATTCACCGGTGTTGTTTCGCCTGGACCCGGGCTTTTGAAGAACAAAAGCCTAGCTACTGTGCAAGGAGCGGAGTTTGTCTGTTATGAAAAAGTGTGCGTACTGTAACAGAAACCTGCCGGTGTTTGTCACTGATTCACTGTCTATAAGCGCTTGACCTGATCTGCTTTTGGTTTGTAAAAATAGGACTGTAAAGGGGCGTCGTTTTCTCTATTATGTAACCTTTCATGCCGACTTATTCCATAATAGAATTATTGCCCCCTTTATACAGATAATTTCGGCGCAACTCGAGGCAGTCGCTCGTGCCTGGCCATTGACCCAACTCCAACCACCTCACCT
This Fusarium keratoplasticum isolate Fu6.1 chromosome 6, whole genome shotgun sequence DNA region includes the following protein-coding sequences:
- a CDS encoding F-box domain-containing protein, whose product is MASHNVIPRSVFSDEIIEKLTTSPRLAFDKVIRHLPRPKLSTISRTSNSSSLGLLDLLPAEILLEVLKLIDFQPLSRLLRTSLRGKAVVEALRLYRHVMEYSPKALAALGKTRLLQHHSAALVRQVLSEQKCVSCFEFGGFLFLPTCERICHDCLDKNYTFHLTGVSFAKKWFSLNSTQLQRIPIMRSIPGRYQLRPEAKREHRQSHQLVSVKQLLQLAIDVHGSPENVAKLMPTRSFDIDDDNFKIFEEFHKAPLQPPGCDLSKLPFDYQLHDKYPGMAAIRMPSLTSSGLEYGSECQGCDYLLRKKFLGILPRLVQEEFVPRDIVPEEVFRAMASRLRPGTEFIEHLRECCGVGWMFREGGRRLVFHYEGEC